The Chitinivibrio alkaliphilus ACht1 region GCATACTGAACTCTCCGGAGTATTGTGATATGTCTCCATCTGAGGTCTATTGTACACTGCTTGACAGAGGTATATACTATTGTTCAGTACGTACGATGTATCGTATTTTGGAAAAGCACGGAGAGACAACCCTGCGCCGACAGGCACAAGCACGAAGCTATACGCGTCCGGAGCTTTTAGCAACTAAAGTGAATCAATTGTGGTCCTGGGATATCACCAAACTAAAAGGGCCTCGGAAATGGCAATACTTTTATCTGTATAAGATTATGGATGTGTATTCCCGCTATATTGTAGGCTGGATGATTGCTGATCGGGAAAAGG contains the following coding sequences:
- a CDS encoding DDE-type integrase/transposase/recombinase, which encodes MSPSEVYCTLLDRGIYYCSVRTMYRILEKHGETTLRRQAQARSYTRPELLATKVNQLWSWDITKLKGPRKWQYFYLYKIMDVYSRYIVGWMIADREK